The Mycolicibacterium flavescens genome has a segment encoding these proteins:
- the kdpD gene encoding osmosensitive K+ channel histidine kinase, producing the protein MGILGRKTGDLRVYLGAAPGVGKTYSMLAEAHRRLERGTDVVAAVVDTHGRRKVGQQLAGIEVIPARMVENPGKPGVQHQEIDVTAIMQRRPKVVLVDDFAHTNAPGSKNKKRWQDVEELLNAGITVITTVNVQNLESVSDLAAQITGVEEPDRIPDEVVRAADQIELVDITPEALRRRLAHGNVYPPERIDAALSNYFRPENLTALRQLTLLWLADQVDAALAKYRSDKKISDRWAPRERVVVAVTGGPESEVLVRRASRIASRSGADLRVVHIVDGGGLTAISDQQKKAVRELAASLGATMHTVVGDDVASTLIAYAHDINATQLVVGTSRRSRLSRMFDEGISEAVVQQAGGLDVHMVSHDQASTGISWSRLSPRQRRLTSWLAAIAIPVAVCALTLLLPEGFLRIGGPGALFFIGVLGTAMLGGLAPAVTAAALSGALITYFLVAPANAFSVHDSDGFVATVIMLLLSVAVAALVDRASRRAREARRASQEATLLALFADGVLNEADLDSLLERVRETYSQRAVSIVRSKTGELLAHTGTDPCTDVDDADTPVEIGDDEYWMLLSGPALTTRDRRVLSGVGKQAVNLVRQRELAEANKAEVVGQADKLQHALLTAVSHDLRTPLAAARAATSRIRSSDVDFSGDNTAELLATVEESVDQLTSLVANLLDSARLAAGAVRPQMARVELEHVVQRALLGIRADTDEITRPGSERVKVEIDCDAALADHELLERVLANLIDNSLRYADGSLVRVTAGQVGDRVLIAVVDEGPGIPRGSEEQVFAPFQRLSDDDSIGIGIGLSVASGFVEAMGGTISASDTPGGGLTVEIDLPAAPDQV; encoded by the coding sequence ATGGGAATACTGGGACGAAAGACCGGGGACCTGCGCGTCTACCTCGGCGCGGCGCCCGGTGTCGGCAAGACCTACTCCATGCTCGCCGAGGCGCACCGCCGTCTCGAGCGCGGAACTGACGTGGTTGCCGCCGTCGTCGACACCCACGGCCGGCGCAAGGTCGGCCAGCAGCTAGCGGGTATCGAGGTGATACCTGCGCGCATGGTCGAGAACCCCGGCAAACCCGGCGTCCAGCACCAGGAGATCGACGTCACCGCGATCATGCAGCGGCGGCCGAAGGTCGTGCTCGTCGACGACTTCGCCCACACCAACGCCCCGGGCAGCAAGAACAAGAAGCGTTGGCAGGACGTCGAAGAACTGCTCAACGCCGGCATCACGGTGATCACCACCGTCAACGTCCAGAACCTGGAGAGCGTTTCGGACCTTGCCGCCCAGATCACCGGAGTCGAGGAACCCGACCGCATACCCGACGAGGTAGTACGCGCCGCCGATCAGATCGAGTTGGTCGACATCACGCCGGAAGCGTTGCGGCGCAGGCTCGCTCACGGCAACGTGTACCCGCCGGAGCGCATCGATGCCGCACTGTCGAACTACTTCCGACCCGAAAACCTCACGGCGCTACGGCAATTGACCCTGCTGTGGCTGGCCGATCAGGTCGATGCGGCGCTGGCCAAGTACCGCTCCGACAAGAAGATCAGCGATCGATGGGCACCCCGCGAACGTGTGGTGGTGGCGGTAACGGGCGGCCCCGAGTCTGAGGTCCTGGTGCGACGGGCGTCCCGCATCGCCTCCCGATCGGGCGCCGACCTCAGAGTGGTGCACATCGTCGACGGCGGTGGCCTCACGGCCATCTCGGATCAGCAGAAGAAGGCCGTGCGTGAACTGGCCGCCAGCTTGGGCGCGACCATGCATACGGTGGTCGGCGACGACGTCGCTTCCACTCTGATCGCCTATGCGCACGACATCAACGCCACACAGTTGGTGGTCGGAACATCCCGACGTTCACGGCTGTCGCGCATGTTCGACGAGGGCATCAGCGAGGCCGTCGTCCAGCAGGCCGGCGGTCTGGACGTGCACATGGTCAGCCACGACCAGGCCAGCACCGGCATCTCGTGGTCCCGGCTCTCGCCACGACAGCGCCGGCTCACGTCATGGCTTGCCGCTATCGCGATTCCGGTCGCGGTCTGCGCGCTGACATTGCTGCTGCCGGAGGGGTTCCTGCGCATCGGCGGCCCGGGCGCGCTGTTCTTCATCGGGGTGCTGGGCACGGCGATGCTCGGCGGGCTCGCTCCGGCCGTCACGGCCGCCGCCCTGTCCGGAGCGCTGATCACCTACTTCCTGGTGGCTCCGGCGAACGCGTTCTCCGTGCACGACAGCGACGGCTTTGTCGCGACGGTGATCATGCTGCTCCTGTCCGTCGCGGTCGCCGCCCTCGTCGACCGGGCCTCGAGACGGGCGCGAGAAGCGCGGCGAGCCAGTCAGGAAGCCACGCTGCTGGCGCTGTTCGCCGACGGCGTGCTGAACGAAGCGGACCTCGACAGCCTGCTGGAGCGGGTCCGCGAAACGTACTCCCAGCGCGCCGTGAGCATCGTGAGAAGCAAGACCGGCGAACTGCTCGCCCACACCGGCACCGACCCCTGCACCGACGTCGACGACGCCGACACGCCCGTCGAGATCGGCGACGACGAGTACTGGATGCTGTTGTCCGGACCGGCGTTGACGACGCGCGACCGTCGCGTTCTCAGCGGCGTCGGCAAGCAGGCCGTCAACCTGGTCAGGCAACGAGAGTTGGCCGAGGCGAACAAGGCCGAAGTCGTCGGCCAAGCGGACAAACTGCAGCACGCGCTGCTCACAGCGGTCAGCCACGACCTGCGCACCCCGCTCGCGGCCGCCAGGGCGGCGACGTCCCGGATCCGCAGCAGCGACGTCGACTTCTCCGGCGACAACACCGCCGAACTCCTGGCCACGGTGGAGGAGTCCGTCGATCAGCTGACCTCACTGGTGGCCAACCTGCTGGACTCGGCACGCCTGGCCGCCGGCGCGGTACGACCGCAGATGGCGCGCGTCGAACTGGAGCACGTCGTCCAACGCGCGCTGCTCGGAATTCGCGCGGACACAGACGAAATCACCCGACCGGGCAGTGAACGGGTGAAGGTGGAGATCGACTGCGACGCGGCCCTGGCCGACCACGAACTGCTGGAGCGCGTCCTGGCCAACCTGATCGACAACTCGCTGCGCTACGCCGACGGCAGCCTGGTGCGGGTGACCGCGGGCCAGGTGGGCGACCGCGTGCTCATCGCCGTCGTCGACGAGGGTCCCGGTATTCCGCGAGGCAGCGAAGAGCAGGTGTTCGCCCCGTTCCAGCGGCTCAGCGACGACGACTCGATCGGCATCGGAATCGGCCTGTCGGTCGCCTCGGGATTCGTCGAGGCGATGGGCGGAACGATCTCGGCTTCCGACACCCCCGGCGGGGGCCTGACCGTCGAGATCGACCTGCCCGCCGCGCCGGATCAGGTGTGA
- a CDS encoding Conserved protein of uncharacterised function possible rep13e12 repeat protein, giving the protein MSEVIAGMAEQLSALVGESFDALSTSEQLALTAQWESFTRGSATVGHRLVAGLQQAPLAELGENSVPGALAVLLRLSKAEAHRRVAEAKELAPRQAMTGETLEPVLAHTAAAVEQGLVGAEHVRVIRRFFDQQVPASMPFDVREAAEAQLAQLATKHTPEELRAAAQRLAAYLNPDGDFSEELRAAQRWLRLGRQRLDGMSELRGLLDPATRAALEAVLAVWAAPGRCHPDGETEGEDGQRCADQDPSAQADPSAETVAADRRTVGQRNHDALNAMCRKLLASGTLGSNNGLPATLLITTTLQELESGTGHGFTGGGSLVPMSEVIRQAAEAHHYLAIFDKATEEPLYLGRANRLASKAQRLVLFARDRGCTRPGCTAPAYHCQAHHGDNDWAAGGQTDIDELTLACGPDNRRVKPGGWRTYKRKDGRTAWRPPPQLDTGQARVNNYHHPNRYLIPDDGDDEGDDEGAPEDSGERADDGDDHSDDRDAG; this is encoded by the coding sequence ATGAGCGAAGTGATCGCGGGGATGGCCGAGCAGCTGTCCGCGTTGGTCGGCGAGTCGTTCGACGCGTTGAGCACCTCTGAACAGTTGGCGCTGACAGCGCAGTGGGAGAGCTTCACCCGTGGTTCGGCGACCGTGGGCCACCGCCTGGTGGCCGGACTCCAGCAGGCCCCGCTCGCGGAGTTGGGGGAAAACAGCGTGCCCGGGGCGTTGGCGGTGTTGCTGCGCCTTTCCAAGGCCGAGGCGCATCGGCGGGTGGCCGAGGCAAAAGAGTTGGCGCCGCGCCAGGCGATGACCGGCGAGACACTCGAACCGGTGCTGGCCCACACCGCCGCGGCTGTGGAGCAGGGCCTGGTGGGTGCCGAGCATGTGCGGGTGATCCGGCGGTTCTTTGACCAGCAGGTGCCGGCCTCGATGCCCTTTGACGTGCGCGAGGCCGCCGAAGCGCAGCTGGCGCAGCTGGCCACCAAGCACACTCCTGAGGAGTTGCGCGCGGCCGCCCAGCGGTTGGCGGCGTATTTGAACCCGGATGGGGATTTCTCCGAGGAGTTGCGCGCGGCGCAGCGCTGGTTGCGTCTGGGTCGGCAGCGCCTTGATGGGATGAGTGAGCTACGTGGACTGCTTGATCCGGCCACGCGGGCGGCGTTGGAAGCAGTCCTGGCGGTGTGGGCGGCTCCTGGGCGCTGCCACCCCGACGGCGAAACCGAGGGTGAGGACGGTCAGCGATGTGCGGATCAGGATCCCTCGGCGCAGGCCGATCCCTCGGCGGAGACGGTGGCCGCTGATCGGCGCACGGTTGGCCAGCGCAACCACGATGCGCTCAATGCCATGTGCCGGAAGTTGCTCGCCTCGGGCACGTTGGGCAGCAATAACGGGTTGCCGGCGACGCTGCTGATCACCACGACGTTGCAGGAACTGGAGTCGGGCACCGGGCATGGGTTCACCGGGGGCGGGTCATTGGTGCCGATGAGCGAGGTGATCCGCCAAGCCGCTGAGGCGCATCACTATCTGGCGATCTTCGACAAGGCCACCGAAGAACCCCTCTACCTCGGGCGGGCTAACCGTTTGGCGTCCAAAGCCCAACGACTGGTGCTCTTCGCCAGGGATCGGGGCTGCACCCGGCCCGGCTGCACGGCCCCGGCTTACCACTGCCAGGCGCATCATGGGGACAATGATTGGGCCGCTGGCGGTCAGACGGACATCGACGAGCTGACTCTGGCGTGTGGCCCCGATAATCGGCGGGTCAAACCCGGCGGCTGGCGCACCTACAAACGCAAAGACGGGCGCACCGCATGGCGTCCTCCGCCCCAGCTCGACACCGGCCAAGCCCGCGTCAACAACTACCACCACCCCAACCGCTACCTCATCCCCGACGACGGAGACGACGAGGGTGACGACGAGGGAGCCCCCGAGGACAGCGGAGAGCGTGCTGACGACGGTGATGACCACAGCGATGATCGTGACGCCGGCTGA
- a CDS encoding short-chain dehydrogenase has protein sequence MAHGRPLALVTGASSGIGFELAKLFADDGYDLIVAADDDGIHASADSLAAGGTEVRAVQVDLRKEDDVDRLYASATEGGRRLDAAALNAGTGGGGSRFVDRGLEEDLNIIDLNVRGTTQLAKLVLADMVSANSGKLLFTSSIVAMMPGSYQTIYNASKSFVQSFAEALQDELRDTDVVITSLMPGPTDTNFFRRVGMLDTLVGRMPKDDAHKVAKQGYDALMEGRKKIVASSPLSKGLGLMNRFLPDSVKAASNRLISR, from the coding sequence ATGGCTCACGGACGACCACTCGCGCTTGTGACGGGCGCTTCGAGCGGTATCGGTTTCGAGTTGGCGAAGCTGTTCGCAGACGACGGCTACGACCTCATCGTGGCCGCGGACGATGACGGCATCCACGCCAGCGCCGACAGCCTCGCCGCCGGCGGCACCGAGGTCCGCGCGGTTCAGGTCGATCTCCGCAAAGAGGACGACGTCGATCGGCTGTACGCCAGCGCCACCGAGGGCGGCCGCCGGTTGGACGCCGCCGCCCTCAATGCCGGCACCGGCGGCGGTGGCAGCCGATTTGTCGACCGTGGGCTCGAAGAAGACCTGAACATCATCGACCTCAACGTCCGGGGAACCACGCAACTGGCCAAACTGGTGCTCGCTGACATGGTCAGCGCCAACTCGGGCAAGCTTCTGTTCACGTCGTCGATCGTGGCGATGATGCCCGGCTCGTATCAAACCATCTACAACGCCTCGAAATCGTTTGTGCAGTCGTTCGCCGAAGCGCTGCAGGACGAGTTGCGCGACACCGACGTCGTCATCACCTCGCTGATGCCCGGCCCAACCGACACCAACTTCTTCCGCCGGGTCGGCATGCTCGACACCTTGGTGGGACGCATGCCGAAGGACGACGCCCACAAGGTCGCCAAACAGGGGTACGACGCGCTGATGGAGGGGAGGAAGAAAATCGTTGCCTCATCACCACTTTCGAAAGGGCTCGGCCTGATGAACCGGTTCCTGCCCGACTCGGTGAAGGCCGCCTCCAACAGGCTGATCTCGAGGTGA
- the crtP gene encoding FAD dependent oxidoreductase, producing the protein MSGSADAVVIGAGHNGLVAAAMLADEGWDVLVLEAQDQPGGAVKSAELFPGYVSDLYSAFYPLSVTSPALQALHLEEHGLRWSHSHAVVGHASSADDEDAPLIWRDLDRTAEDLDRRTPGDGERWRDLFAQWQRIKEPLVETLFAPFPPVRGAVGLLRELGTAEALRLAHLMLLPAGVMAEKLFEGEAARLLLLGNAMHADVPIDAPGSGVMGYMLIMMAQDGGFPVPVGGAGQLTAALVNRATSAGARIQCGQQVDRIDVRGRRAVSVHTSGGETVRVRRAVIADTSAPMLYRDLLPADALPESVLQSIDRFVWDTPVLKINYALDAPIPWRSQSLNDAGTVHLGADHDGLIRWMADLNTGTVPLHPFLLFGQMTTADPSRSPAGTESAWAYTHLPRGVADDASADQLSAAVDVVLEKHAPGFSDHIVGKTIQRPSDLEASDANLHAGAVNGGTSQLFQQLIFRPFPGFGGAETPVENVFLGSAGASPGGGVHGVCGRNAAHAALAAAGRLGWPRRQLNRAILSLMTR; encoded by the coding sequence GTGTCGGGCTCTGCCGATGCTGTGGTAATCGGAGCCGGCCACAACGGTTTGGTCGCCGCAGCCATGCTGGCCGACGAGGGCTGGGACGTACTGGTTCTGGAAGCGCAGGACCAGCCCGGCGGCGCGGTCAAGAGCGCCGAACTGTTTCCCGGCTATGTCAGCGACCTGTACAGCGCGTTCTACCCGCTGTCGGTGACCTCCCCGGCTCTCCAAGCCCTGCACCTCGAGGAGCACGGCCTGCGCTGGTCGCATTCACACGCGGTCGTCGGCCATGCGAGCTCGGCCGATGACGAAGACGCTCCGCTGATTTGGCGCGATCTCGACCGCACCGCAGAGGATCTCGACCGTCGCACACCCGGTGACGGCGAGCGTTGGCGCGACTTGTTCGCCCAGTGGCAGCGCATCAAGGAACCGCTGGTGGAGACGTTGTTCGCGCCGTTCCCGCCGGTGCGTGGAGCGGTCGGTCTGCTGCGTGAGCTGGGCACCGCCGAGGCGCTTCGGTTGGCGCATCTGATGCTTCTCCCCGCAGGCGTGATGGCTGAGAAGCTGTTCGAGGGCGAGGCCGCGCGACTCCTGTTGCTGGGCAACGCAATGCACGCCGATGTTCCCATCGACGCGCCGGGCAGCGGCGTCATGGGATACATGCTGATCATGATGGCTCAGGACGGCGGCTTTCCGGTTCCGGTCGGCGGCGCCGGCCAACTGACCGCAGCGCTGGTGAACCGGGCGACGTCTGCGGGCGCCCGCATCCAGTGCGGACAGCAGGTCGACCGGATCGACGTCCGTGGCCGACGCGCGGTGTCCGTTCACACCTCCGGCGGCGAGACCGTCCGAGTGCGTCGGGCGGTGATCGCCGATACCTCGGCGCCGATGCTGTACCGCGACCTGCTCCCGGCCGACGCACTCCCCGAATCCGTGCTGCAGAGCATCGACCGGTTCGTCTGGGACACACCGGTGTTGAAGATCAACTACGCCCTCGACGCGCCGATCCCATGGCGTTCGCAGAGTCTGAACGATGCGGGCACGGTACATCTCGGCGCCGACCACGACGGCCTGATCCGGTGGATGGCCGACCTCAACACCGGCACCGTGCCGCTGCATCCGTTCCTTCTGTTCGGGCAGATGACCACCGCCGATCCGAGCCGGTCGCCAGCAGGCACCGAAAGCGCCTGGGCGTACACACATCTGCCGCGAGGCGTCGCCGATGACGCCTCCGCCGATCAGCTGTCGGCGGCGGTGGACGTGGTGTTGGAGAAGCATGCGCCCGGGTTCAGCGATCACATCGTCGGCAAGACGATTCAGCGGCCGTCGGACCTGGAGGCCAGCGACGCGAATCTGCATGCCGGTGCGGTGAACGGCGGGACATCACAACTGTTCCAGCAGTTGATCTTCCGACCGTTCCCGGGTTTCGGCGGCGCGGAGACGCCGGTCGAGAACGTCTTCCTCGGCAGCGCGGGCGCGTCCCCGGGCGGGGGAGTGCACGGTGTGTGCGGCCGCAACGCCGCACATGCCGCACTGGCCGCCGCCGGGAGACTGGGTTGGCCGCGCCGACAACTCAACCGCGCGATCCTGTCACTGATGACGCGATGA
- the vraR gene encoding LuxR family transcriptional regulator gives MAAMNIASSAFERQAWTEVYECLSDADEPLDADDLERLATATYLIGKDDESVRAWERAYSACLAAGDPGRAAECGFWLALTQLLQGNTARGSGWLARVGRLVEDRELNCAARGYLLTSAGLGAWTGGDSAGAYEMFVEAGRIAVRFGDRDLAALAWLGQGQASVTQGETARGVALLDEAMASVTAGEVSPIPAGIVYCGVIETCMGVFDLGRATEWTIALSDWCDAQPDLVPYRGQCLVHRSQILQIHGEWPEATTAARLACEHLSRPAAHPSLGLAAYQRAELHRLRGEFDDAEIAYRQAHQFGREPLPGLALLRLAEGHVHAAIAAIRRAVDLSPDRVGRPAILAAHVDIMLAVGDVPAARASADELAEIAEAIDALFLHAIAAHADGSTLLAEGDAPAALAALRRASAGWRDLAMPYEAARTRVQTGLACRELSDFDAAALEFDAAHDGFSRLGAVPDTERLAEVIGTQGRSAGGLTPRECEVLRLVAAGKTNREIGASLVLSEHTVARHLQNIFAKLGLSSRAAATAYAYEQHLV, from the coding sequence ATGGCCGCGATGAACATAGCTTCGAGCGCGTTTGAACGCCAGGCGTGGACCGAAGTCTACGAGTGTCTCTCCGACGCGGATGAACCACTCGATGCTGACGATCTTGAGCGCCTGGCGACTGCCACCTACTTGATCGGTAAGGACGACGAGAGCGTGCGGGCCTGGGAGAGGGCTTACTCCGCGTGCTTGGCTGCCGGCGATCCGGGCCGAGCCGCCGAATGCGGGTTCTGGTTGGCGCTAACGCAGTTGCTGCAAGGCAACACGGCGCGCGGCAGCGGTTGGCTGGCACGAGTGGGTCGGCTGGTGGAGGACCGCGAGCTAAACTGCGCCGCGCGCGGGTACTTACTCACTTCCGCAGGCCTTGGGGCGTGGACGGGTGGGGATTCCGCGGGAGCGTACGAGATGTTCGTTGAGGCCGGCAGGATCGCCGTACGGTTCGGTGATCGCGACTTGGCGGCTCTGGCCTGGCTGGGTCAAGGCCAGGCATCGGTCACCCAGGGCGAAACGGCTCGCGGCGTGGCACTGCTCGATGAAGCGATGGCGAGCGTCACCGCGGGGGAGGTGTCGCCCATCCCCGCCGGCATCGTCTATTGCGGCGTCATCGAGACGTGTATGGGCGTGTTCGACCTGGGGCGCGCGACCGAGTGGACCATCGCCTTGAGCGATTGGTGTGACGCCCAGCCTGACCTCGTTCCATACCGCGGTCAATGTCTGGTGCATCGCTCGCAGATCCTGCAGATCCACGGCGAATGGCCCGAGGCGACGACGGCCGCCCGCCTCGCTTGCGAGCACTTGTCGCGACCCGCTGCGCACCCTTCCTTAGGATTGGCGGCTTACCAGCGAGCGGAGCTGCACCGGCTGCGTGGAGAGTTCGACGACGCTGAAATCGCCTACCGGCAAGCCCATCAGTTCGGTCGAGAGCCGTTGCCTGGATTGGCCCTCCTGCGACTGGCCGAAGGGCACGTCCATGCCGCGATTGCCGCGATTCGTCGCGCGGTAGACCTAAGCCCCGATCGTGTCGGTCGGCCGGCAATATTGGCTGCGCACGTCGACATCATGCTCGCGGTCGGTGACGTCCCGGCAGCGCGAGCGAGCGCTGACGAACTTGCCGAGATCGCCGAAGCCATCGACGCGCTGTTCCTGCACGCCATCGCAGCTCACGCCGACGGGTCGACGTTGCTCGCCGAGGGCGACGCCCCCGCGGCTCTTGCTGCCCTGCGCCGGGCATCTGCGGGTTGGCGGGACTTGGCAATGCCCTACGAAGCCGCCCGGACGCGGGTTCAGACCGGGCTCGCCTGCCGAGAGCTCAGCGACTTCGACGCGGCGGCACTGGAGTTCGACGCCGCGCATGATGGCTTTAGCCGGCTCGGCGCAGTGCCCGACACGGAACGTCTGGCCGAGGTCATCGGGACCCAGGGGCGGTCGGCGGGGGGCCTCACCCCGCGAGAATGCGAGGTGTTACGGCTTGTCGCCGCGGGCAAGACCAACCGAGAGATCGGCGCGAGCCTCGTACTCAGCGAGCACACGGTCGCACGTCACCTGCAGAACATCTTCGCTAAGCTCGGCTTGTCATCTCGGGCAGCCGCCACCGCCTACGCCTACGAGCAACACCTCGTCTAA
- the ubiE_2 gene encoding type 11 methyltransferase: MSQQVDYRDLRRTEAENYARDFVPLIPAPLAGDLIEVAAPEPGEYVVDVACGTGVVTRLAAERVGTTGKVVGVDLNPGMLEVARTTAAPSGAVIEWREGSAEALPLADESYDLVLCQLGLMFFPDRPAAAREMRRVLSPGGRVAINAPGTMPRFFEIMVDALGRHINPDLPGFLRSVFSLSETQLRQLLEVAHFQDVTVKTMTKTLRLPPPAEFLWQYLQVTPIAGVVMSAGADRRQQLENEVVARWQDFIDRGGMLVEQPIVVATAEN; encoded by the coding sequence ATGTCTCAACAGGTTGATTACCGTGACCTCCGGCGGACGGAAGCCGAGAATTACGCACGCGACTTCGTCCCGCTCATTCCCGCGCCGCTCGCCGGCGATCTCATCGAGGTGGCGGCACCCGAGCCGGGTGAATACGTCGTCGACGTCGCATGCGGGACCGGCGTCGTCACCCGCCTGGCCGCCGAACGAGTCGGGACCACAGGGAAAGTCGTCGGAGTGGACCTCAACCCCGGAATGCTGGAGGTTGCCCGCACAACCGCCGCACCGTCCGGTGCCGTGATCGAGTGGCGGGAGGGAAGCGCTGAAGCTCTTCCGCTCGCCGATGAGTCCTACGATCTGGTGTTGTGTCAGCTCGGGCTGATGTTCTTTCCCGACCGGCCCGCAGCCGCCCGCGAGATGCGGCGCGTGCTGTCGCCGGGTGGCCGCGTCGCGATCAACGCGCCGGGAACCATGCCGCGCTTTTTCGAGATCATGGTGGACGCCCTTGGTCGTCACATCAACCCTGACCTACCCGGATTCCTACGTTCGGTCTTCTCCCTGAGCGAGACCCAACTGCGCCAGTTGCTGGAAGTCGCCCACTTCCAAGACGTGACCGTCAAAACCATGACGAAGACGTTGCGGCTACCACCGCCGGCCGAATTCCTGTGGCAGTACCTTCAAGTCACACCTATCGCAGGGGTCGTCATGTCGGCGGGCGCCGACCGCAGACAACAACTTGAAAATGAGGTCGTTGCACGCTGGCAAGACTTCATCGATCGCGGCGGCATGCTCGTCGAGCAGCCGATCGTCGTCGCAACTGCTGAAAATTAG
- the pbp-2 gene encoding penicillin-binding protein 4 yields the protein MTTASDVAGISRRGLLGGAVAGAAALALSACSSSPSSEPTTTSASDAATGFDELDAKIEEGMKAYAIPGVAVGILAGGQEYIKGYGVTNVDHPVPVDGDTVFRIGSTTKTFTGTTLMRLVDQGKVDLDAPVRRYLPDFAVADPSASVTVTVRQLLNHTAGWLGDDLQDFGHGDDALSRYVASMTRLPQLTPPGAVFAYNNAGLVVAGRIIEVVTGSTYEAAVRNLLLDPLELRHTRYFSDQIIGFNIAASHNVVDGKPVVDNGFWEFPRSCNPTGSLISSVRNQLRYARFHLGDGTAPNGTRLLSQQALAAMRSNPGAGGTLQVELTGMGVTWMLRPSAENETIVQHGGTWQGQRSGFFMVPSRNFAMTLLTNSEGGAQLTTDLFADDWALRRFAGVSNMPAEPQTLSAADLAPYEGRYVTEQITESGSLEKVVIEFEGRDGRLHGTMSDLADPSTHPDEDADTSAHLGFAFYRPDYGLDLGPDGQTLGTRSNFVRDPNGNVAWLRMHGRLYRRQ from the coding sequence ATGACGACAGCGTCGGATGTCGCGGGGATATCGCGTCGCGGCCTGCTGGGCGGAGCCGTCGCCGGGGCCGCTGCGCTGGCGCTGTCCGCGTGTTCTTCGAGCCCTTCATCAGAACCCACGACGACCTCCGCGTCCGACGCGGCAACGGGATTCGACGAACTCGACGCCAAGATCGAAGAGGGTATGAAGGCCTATGCGATACCGGGGGTGGCAGTCGGCATCCTGGCGGGCGGCCAGGAGTACATAAAGGGCTACGGTGTCACCAATGTCGACCATCCGGTACCGGTCGACGGCGATACGGTGTTCCGTATCGGTTCCACCACGAAGACTTTCACCGGTACGACGCTGATGCGGCTGGTGGATCAGGGCAAAGTGGACCTCGACGCTCCGGTCCGCCGCTATCTTCCTGACTTCGCGGTAGCGGACCCATCTGCCAGCGTCACCGTCACCGTGCGCCAGCTTCTCAACCACACAGCGGGATGGTTGGGCGACGATCTGCAGGACTTCGGCCATGGTGATGACGCGTTGTCGCGCTATGTCGCGTCGATGACCCGGTTACCGCAACTGACACCGCCGGGAGCCGTATTCGCCTACAACAACGCAGGATTGGTCGTGGCGGGGCGGATCATCGAGGTCGTCACCGGGTCCACCTACGAGGCGGCGGTACGGAATCTACTGCTCGATCCGCTCGAGCTGAGGCACACCCGGTACTTCTCGGACCAGATCATCGGCTTCAATATCGCGGCATCCCACAACGTGGTTGACGGTAAACCCGTTGTCGACAACGGCTTCTGGGAGTTCCCGCGCAGCTGCAACCCGACCGGATCATTGATATCTAGCGTGCGGAATCAGTTGCGTTACGCGAGGTTTCACCTTGGTGACGGTACCGCTCCCAACGGCACTCGGCTGCTGAGCCAACAAGCACTTGCCGCGATGCGCTCCAACCCCGGTGCCGGCGGCACGCTGCAGGTCGAGCTCACCGGGATGGGGGTGACATGGATGCTGCGCCCCTCGGCCGAGAACGAGACGATCGTGCAGCACGGCGGCACCTGGCAAGGCCAAAGGTCGGGCTTCTTCATGGTGCCCAGCCGAAACTTCGCGATGACCTTGCTCACCAACTCCGAGGGTGGGGCGCAGCTCACGACCGATCTGTTCGCCGATGATTGGGCGCTGCGCCGGTTCGCTGGGGTCAGCAATATGCCAGCGGAACCGCAAACTTTGAGCGCGGCGGACCTCGCGCCCTACGAAGGGCGGTACGTGACGGAGCAGATCACCGAATCCGGCAGCCTCGAAAAGGTTGTCATCGAGTTCGAGGGCAGGGATGGCCGACTGCACGGCACCATGAGCGACCTGGCCGATCCCAGCACTCACCCCGATGAGGACGCCGACACCAGCGCACATCTGGGCTTCGCCTTCTACCGGCCGGACTATGGACTCGACCTGGGTCCAGACGGTCAAACCCTCGGCACCCGTTCCAATTTCGTGCGGGACCCGAACGGAAACGTCGCCTGGTTGCGCATGCACGGCCGCCTTTACCGGCGGCAATGA